A genomic region of Prionailurus bengalensis isolate Pbe53 chromosome D1, Fcat_Pben_1.1_paternal_pri, whole genome shotgun sequence contains the following coding sequences:
- the LOC122484143 gene encoding keratin-associated protein 5-10-like, giving the protein MGCCGCSGGCGSSCGGCGSSCCVPVCCCKPVCCCKPVCCCVPACACSSGGSCGGSKGGCGSCGGSKGGCGSCGGSKGGCGSCGGSKGGCGSCGSCGCCQSSCCKPCCCQSSCCQSSCCKPVCCYSSCYVPICCQCKI; this is encoded by the exons ATGGGCTGCTGTGGCTGTTCTGgaggctgtggctccagctgtGGGGGCTGCGGCTCCAGCTGCTGTGTGCCCGTGTGCTGCTGCAAGCCCGTGTGCTGCTGCAAGCCCGTGTGCTGCTGTGTGCCAGCCTGTGCCTGTTCCAGCGGCGGCTCGTGTGGGGGCTCCAAGGGaggctgtggctcctgtgggggctccaaggggggctgtggctcctgtgggggctccaaggggggctgtggctcctgtgggggctccaaggggggctgtggctcctgtggctCCTGTGGCTGCTGCCAGTCCAGCTGCTGCaagccctgctgctgccagtccAGCTGCTGCCAGTCCAGCTGCTGCAAGCCCGTGTGCTGCTAT TCCAGCTGCTATGTCCCCATTTGCTGCCAGTGCAAGATCTGA
- the LOC122484391 gene encoding synapsin-1-like, with protein MPSEKGPDVTCSQSARAARGQGPPPPPPTNLQGAFLAPAPGPSTRGPPASSRSPPRRVRLNGSWLEGLHPPWPGRSWRRLPSPAAFVCAGPAGPETLSVPGGEGAARARPASTLPAGLTPTLSSTPGGGNLGFHFTREQIGSSEARRFVSGHTSHELWGGCPQCSAVPQAPPITPAPDASGESHPQTVLIGVHPDNMCSPPAPSQGCRGSAPRRLEARTLGVQSGNKHRQERPGWSLDLEEVRELEVGEPGEDMHPHTY; from the exons ATGCCGAGCGAAAAAGGCCCTGACGTCACCTGCAGCCAATCAGCGCGCGCGGCTCGGGGGCAG ggacccccccccccgccccccaccaaccTTCAGGGAGCCTTCCTAGCCCCGGCGCCCGGCCCCAGCACGCGGGGACCCCCGGCCTCGAGCCGCTCACCGCCGAGGAGGGTCCGGCTGAACGGGTCGTGGCTCGAGGGTCTTCACCCGCCGTGGCCCGGCCGGAGCTGGCGCCGCCTCCCCAGCCCCGCAGCCTTTGTTTGCGCGGGGCCTGCGGGCCCCGAGACCCTCTCGGTCCCAGGCGGCGAGGGCGCTGCGCGAGCTAGGCCCGCGAGCACTTTACCTGCGGGACTGACGCCGACCCTCTCCAGCACCCCTGGAGGTGGGAACCTGGGTTTCCACTTTACTCGGGAGCAAATTGGAAGCTCGGAGGCGAGACGGTTTGTCTCAGGTCACACGTCTCACGAACTCTGGGGAGGGTGTCCCCAGTGCAGTGCTGTCCCCCAGGCCCCGCCGATCACTCCAGCCCCTGATGCTTCTGGTGAAAGCCACCCCCAAACAGTGCTTATTGGGGTCCACCCTGACAATATGtgttctcccccagcccccagtcaaGGCTGTCGAGGGTCTGCCCCCAGGCGACTTGAGGCCCGGACGCTGGGAGTCCAGAGCGGGAACAAACATAG GCAGGAAAGACCTGGATGGTCCCTAGACCTGGAGGAGGTCAGGGAGCTGGAGGTAGGAGAGCCGGGAGAAGATATGCACCCACACACCTACTGA